TTGCCTTCTACACTTAAATTATAGTAATATGTTGATCTTCCGAGTTTAACTACTTTAAGTACAAATACTGCATTGTATCCTTGCTCTATATACTTTTTAGCTATTTCTACTTTTTCCTTAATTGAGGGTTTGATTTTTTTATTAAATCTCTAAGAATTGCTATTTCTAAATCTTTTTCTCCTAACAATTTTTTTAGATGATCATTTTCTTTTGTTACCTCTGTCAGCTCATTTTCAAGTTCTTTTTCTCCCTCAACTAAAGCTTTTCTACCAGGCTTAATTTTAATCTCATCCTTATCCTTAGAATTCCTTATCCACGTAAATATAGTTGATTTTGAGAGCCCATGTCTCCTTGATACCAGTGAAACATTTCCTACTTCTTTCACTTCTCTTAATACCTCTTCTTTTAATTCTTTCGTATAACTTTTTCCTTTCATAGTTTACCTCCAATCACTTTCTACATTATAATAAATATAGATGTAATGGTCCAAACCTATTTAGGGGCTTAAGAGATATATTTTTCTATCAGATAGGAAACCGCATACATCACATTGGAAACAAGGCAATTTTCTGATGCCTGCACAATCTTATAATGTATTTTTTTATCGATCTCAGCACTTTTTTCATAGTTTTCTTCACTATTAAATAAATTGATTAGTTCTTTTATTTCCTGAAGCTTGGCATCATTAATATTCACTGCTGCTAAAGCAGCTGTTTCAGGCTCAATTATTTTCCTTAATTCTAAAATTTCATTTGTTTTACTTCCATGAAGCATAAAAGTTATTGAAAGGGGTTCCAACAGACTGTCTTCAAAGCTTTCTTTTATATAATTTCCTTCACCTTGTCTGCACTCAACTATTCCCAGCATCTCCAAAGATCTTAAAGCTTCCCTGATTGATGTTCTGCTGACATTAAGCTGTTCACACAAATCTCTTTCAGAAGGTAATCTATCTCCACATCTTAATTCACCTTTTTTTATTATATCTTTAATCTGTTCTATAACCTGTTCGAAAACCTTTGTATTTTTTATTTCGCTAAACACTTTAAAATTCCTCCATTCGATTTAATTAAAAAACACAAAAAATATATTCCACATAATTGGAGCTAGAAAAACGGTAATAATCCCTGAAATCGCCATAGTCAAACCACTCATTGCTCCCTCCGTTTCTCCTGATTCCATCGCCCTTGCAGTTCCAATCGCATGAGAAGATGCCCCCATTGCAATCCCAAATGCAACTTTATCATTAATTCTAAAAATTC
This window of the Clostridium kluyveri DSM 555 genome carries:
- a CDS encoding transposase, whose protein sequence is MKGKSYTKELKEEVLREVKEVGNVSLVSRRHGLSKSTIFTWIRNSKDKDEIKIKPGRKALVEGEKELENELTEVTKENDHLKKLLGEKDLEIAILRDLIKKSNPQLRKK
- a CDS encoding FadR/GntR family transcriptional regulator — translated: MFSEIKNTKVFEQVIEQIKDIIKKGELRCGDRLPSERDLCEQLNVSRTSIREALRSLEMLGIVECRQGEGNYIKESFEDSLLEPLSITFMLHGSKTNEILELRKIIEPETAALAAVNINDAKLQEIKELINLFNSEENYEKSAEIDKKIHYKIVQASENCLVSNVMYAVSYLIEKYIS